A single Algiphilus sp. DNA region contains:
- a CDS encoding PLDc N-terminal domain-containing protein, which translates to MFDNLGLLGIIHLVVVIWAVLHIVQSTSDTLPKALWIVLVLVLPVLGVIVWFFFGPRGRRMA; encoded by the coding sequence ATGTTCGACAATCTGGGCCTCCTGGGTATCATCCATCTGGTGGTCGTCATCTGGGCCGTGCTGCACATCGTGCAGAGCACCTCCGACACGCTGCCGAAGGCGCTCTGGATCGTGCTCGTGCTGGTGCTGCCGGTCCTGGGCGTCATCGTCTGGTTCTTCTTCGGACCGCGCGGCAGGCGGATGGCATGA
- a CDS encoding tetratricopeptide repeat protein produces the protein MTRFRHAAGAMLLALAFSNGAAAASGTPATGAELLADGQIARAVAQLEQALGRNPFDPVVLNNLAVAYAEGGDWERAQSLLRRAARLAPGDPAIEQNLRATDQWLARLVQAGDVERRQRRDDEGEPIRIPPPPPALWP, from the coding sequence ATGACGCGATTCCGGCATGCGGCCGGCGCCATGCTGCTGGCGCTGGCGTTCTCGAACGGCGCCGCCGCGGCATCCGGAACGCCGGCGACCGGCGCGGAGCTGCTCGCCGACGGCCAGATCGCTCGGGCCGTGGCGCAGCTCGAGCAGGCCCTGGGACGCAATCCCTTCGACCCGGTCGTGCTCAACAACCTCGCCGTCGCCTACGCCGAAGGCGGTGACTGGGAGCGCGCGCAGTCGCTGCTGCGCCGGGCCGCGCGCCTGGCACCGGGTGACCCCGCCATCGAGCAGAACCTGCGCGCCACCGATCAGTGGCTGGCGCGCCTGGTGCAGGCCGGCGACGTCGAGCGCCGCCAGCGCCGCGACGACGAAGGCGAGCCCATCCGCATCCCGCCGCCACCGCCTGCGCTCTGGCCCTGA
- a CDS encoding PQQ-dependent sugar dehydrogenase gives MTRLSARFVLPPLLLVTACGNTAPGVTDDRATPTHADGQEAPLPDGITAETITDRLEHPWGIAFLPDGRALVTERPGRLRVVRPAGDVSEPVGGVPEVFAENQGGLLDIALDPAFAANDRIYLSYARRCPGGGATTAVTRAKLVDKGDGASLADAEDILVADACHPGGRHFAGRMVFDRDGYLYVAVGDRGIGEAADNAAVQDLRNHIGTVLRLTTDGAPAPGNPFADRKDADAAVFTYGHRNIQGMTLHPDSGAVWTHEHGPRGGDEVNILVAGTNYGWPEITYGEHYRGGEIGPEAAEGLAQPQLYWDPSIAPSGMVFVDQDAAIPEWRGDLLVGALAYQLLSRLEWNRDTGTLVETDRVLVNELGRIRSVTQAPDGAIVILTDAPNGKVVRLVRSG, from the coding sequence ATGACCCGACTCTCCGCACGTTTCGTTCTCCCGCCGCTGCTCCTGGTAACGGCCTGCGGCAACACGGCGCCCGGTGTCACCGACGACCGCGCAACCCCTACCCACGCGGACGGACAGGAAGCGCCTCTGCCCGACGGCATCACCGCCGAGACAATCACCGACCGCCTGGAACACCCCTGGGGCATCGCCTTCCTGCCCGATGGCCGCGCACTGGTCACGGAACGCCCCGGCCGTCTGCGCGTGGTGCGTCCCGCAGGCGACGTCAGCGAGCCCGTCGGAGGCGTTCCCGAAGTGTTCGCGGAGAACCAGGGCGGCCTGCTGGATATCGCGCTGGATCCGGCATTCGCCGCGAACGACCGCATCTACCTCTCCTACGCCCGGCGCTGCCCGGGCGGAGGCGCGACCACGGCGGTAACCCGCGCGAAGCTGGTCGACAAGGGTGATGGCGCCAGCCTGGCGGACGCCGAGGACATCCTGGTCGCCGACGCCTGTCATCCCGGTGGCCGCCACTTCGCCGGGCGGATGGTCTTCGACCGCGACGGCTACCTCTACGTGGCGGTCGGCGACCGCGGCATCGGCGAGGCTGCGGACAACGCCGCCGTCCAGGACCTGCGCAACCACATCGGCACGGTGCTGCGACTGACCACCGACGGGGCGCCCGCGCCCGGCAACCCCTTCGCGGACCGCAAGGATGCCGATGCTGCGGTCTTCACCTACGGCCACCGCAACATCCAGGGCATGACGCTGCATCCCGACAGCGGCGCGGTCTGGACGCACGAGCACGGCCCCCGCGGCGGTGACGAGGTCAACATCCTGGTCGCGGGCACGAACTACGGCTGGCCCGAGATCACCTATGGCGAGCACTACCGGGGCGGCGAGATCGGTCCGGAGGCCGCCGAGGGCCTCGCCCAGCCCCAGCTGTACTGGGATCCGTCGATCGCGCCCAGCGGCATGGTCTTCGTCGATCAGGATGCGGCGATCCCCGAGTGGCGCGGCGATCTTCTGGTCGGCGCGCTGGCCTACCAGCTGCTTTCGCGGCTGGAGTGGAACCGCGATACCGGCACGCTGGTCGAGACCGACCGTGTCCTTGTCAACGAGCTGGGCCGCATCCGGTCCGTCACGCAGGCGCCCGACGGCGCGATCGTCATCCTTACCGACGCGCCGAACGGTAAGGTGGTACGCCTCGTCCGCAGCGGATAG
- a CDS encoding TonB-dependent receptor → MSRNSAFGASAVALAAQLLPLPLHGADDGASPAELDEIVVTASPFRHSAEELVQPVDLLAGDALDRRRRGTIGDVLADRPGIANASFGPGVGRPVIRGQSGARVQVLSNGISTMDASAISADHAVAVDPLTADQIEVIKGPATLIYGGSASAGIVNVVDDRLPDTVTPGLHLRGDLSYGDNADESSGALRGRYGVGNWQFGASYSRRDADDFEIPGFAERAGADHDAHDHDEHAGEDHDEHAEHEHEHEHADEATESGARGVLDNSSLTSERVGVSAAWAAERGMIGAAVSRFTTDYGVPGHGHGHGDEEAHEDEAAHAEDTHDEAHEEHEAHDHDGVRIDLEQTRVDLRGLLRAPLPGVARAEARIGVNDYEHREIEPGGAVGTTFDVSETEARFELEHVAIGDWVGVAGLQLRQRDYDAIGEEAFVAPTETDAAGLFLVEGYRFGAHRLELGARVDRTRHDPEGPQFRTRFTTVSLSAGASFLVAEHLHLRVNAQSAERAPAIEEVYAFGPHIATSAFERGDEDIDPETANNIDVSLGRDDGRWTWELTAFYNRIDDYIYAHEVDDGLNADGSGNPASDGEADRVNAEGVFDPEGEFLLLDYAQSGAELYGAEAETRFVLIDDAGRGLGIRAFGDLVRGRLRDSGENLPRITPARFGIGADARVGAVSLDVALTRVTEQDRTAPLETATPAYSELSADIGYAVPTAAGTMTVYARGRNLLDETQRDATSFLKDVAPRPGRSLFVGLRFEFAAGD, encoded by the coding sequence ATGTCCCGAAATTCCGCTTTCGGCGCGTCAGCCGTTGCGCTGGCCGCCCAGCTTCTGCCGCTCCCGCTCCACGGCGCGGATGACGGCGCGTCACCCGCCGAGCTCGACGAGATCGTCGTCACCGCCAGTCCCTTCCGCCACAGCGCAGAGGAGCTCGTCCAGCCGGTCGACCTGCTCGCCGGCGATGCGCTCGACCGTCGCCGCCGCGGCACCATCGGCGATGTGCTTGCCGACCGCCCCGGCATTGCCAACGCCTCGTTCGGACCCGGCGTCGGCCGTCCCGTGATCCGCGGCCAGAGCGGTGCGCGCGTGCAGGTGCTCAGCAACGGCATCAGCACCATGGACGCTTCCGCGATCAGCGCCGACCACGCCGTCGCCGTGGACCCGCTCACCGCCGACCAGATCGAGGTCATCAAGGGCCCGGCAACCCTCATCTACGGCGGCTCGGCATCGGCGGGCATCGTCAATGTGGTCGACGACCGTCTTCCCGATACCGTCACGCCCGGACTGCATCTGCGCGGGGACCTCTCCTACGGCGACAACGCCGATGAATCCAGCGGCGCGCTGCGCGGCCGTTACGGTGTCGGCAACTGGCAGTTCGGCGCCAGCTACTCGCGCCGCGACGCCGACGACTTCGAGATTCCCGGCTTCGCCGAGCGCGCCGGCGCCGACCATGATGCACACGATCATGACGAGCACGCCGGGGAGGACCACGACGAGCACGCCGAGCACGAGCACGAGCACGAGCACGCGGACGAGGCGACCGAATCCGGCGCGCGCGGCGTGCTCGACAACAGCAGCCTGACCAGTGAGCGTGTCGGCGTTTCGGCAGCCTGGGCCGCGGAGCGCGGCATGATCGGCGCAGCCGTCAGCCGTTTCACGACCGACTACGGGGTGCCCGGACACGGTCACGGCCACGGCGACGAGGAAGCGCACGAGGACGAGGCAGCCCACGCGGAGGATACGCACGACGAGGCGCACGAGGAGCACGAGGCGCACGACCACGACGGCGTCCGCATCGATCTCGAGCAGACCCGCGTCGATCTGCGCGGCCTGCTGCGCGCACCGCTCCCCGGTGTCGCGCGGGCGGAGGCGCGCATCGGCGTCAACGACTACGAGCATCGCGAGATCGAGCCCGGCGGCGCCGTCGGCACCACCTTCGACGTATCCGAGACCGAGGCGCGCTTCGAGCTCGAGCACGTCGCCATCGGCGACTGGGTCGGCGTCGCCGGCCTGCAGCTGCGCCAGCGCGACTACGACGCCATCGGCGAAGAGGCCTTCGTCGCCCCCACCGAGACCGATGCAGCCGGCCTGTTCCTGGTCGAGGGCTACCGGTTCGGCGCACACCGCCTGGAGCTCGGCGCGCGGGTGGACCGCACGCGCCACGATCCGGAGGGCCCGCAGTTCCGGACCCGCTTCACCACGGTGAGCCTGTCGGCCGGCGCGTCATTCCTCGTCGCCGAGCATCTCCATCTGCGCGTCAATGCCCAGAGCGCCGAGCGCGCGCCGGCAATCGAGGAGGTCTACGCCTTCGGTCCGCACATCGCGACCTCGGCCTTCGAGCGCGGCGACGAGGATATCGACCCCGAGACCGCCAACAACATCGATGTCAGCCTCGGGCGCGACGACGGGCGCTGGACCTGGGAACTGACCGCGTTCTACAACCGGATCGACGACTACATCTACGCGCATGAAGTCGACGACGGCCTGAACGCGGACGGCAGCGGCAACCCGGCGAGCGACGGCGAGGCCGATCGCGTCAATGCCGAGGGCGTCTTCGATCCGGAGGGCGAGTTCCTGCTGCTCGACTATGCACAGAGCGGTGCAGAGCTCTACGGCGCTGAGGCCGAGACCCGCTTCGTGCTGATCGACGACGCCGGCCGCGGCCTCGGCATCCGCGCCTTCGGCGATCTCGTGCGCGGTCGGCTGCGCGACAGCGGCGAGAACCTGCCGCGAATCACGCCCGCCCGCTTCGGCATCGGCGCGGATGCCCGCGTCGGGGCGGTGTCGCTCGATGTCGCGCTCACCCGCGTCACGGAGCAGGACCGCACGGCGCCGCTTGAGACCGCGACACCGGCCTACAGCGAGCTCTCCGCCGATATCGGCTACGCGGTGCCCACGGCGGCCGGGACGATGACGGTGTACGCCCGCGGGCGGAACCTGCTCGACGAGACCCAGCGCGACGCCACCTCCTTCCTGAAGGACGTGGCGCCGCGGCCCGGTCGATCGCTGTTCGTCGGTCTGCGCTTCGAGTTCGCCGCCGGGGACTGA
- a CDS encoding cellulose synthase subunit BcsC-related outer membrane protein, with translation MKRFTALLLCCCLAGNWQPAAAQDGNAAVRQLAEQARYWEQRDQPGRARDAWDRVLAADPDNEEALGRLAALLEASGEPEQAAELADRLESLNPESRWLRGYRERDAVDAVDPDLLAEARQLAGNDRPEAALDAYSEAFDGAPPSAELSREYHEVLAGIPDQRAVALEQLETLEAGNPGDPRFTLARARVQTYDEATRRTGIRSLADLYERNMLREQAGRAWRQALVWLDARAADLPLFDRYLEAVGRDDTVAEKRAGLVQQRPDPRQAERDAVIRAGFSALDEGRLDDAEQHFAGVLENKPRNADALGGLGLVRLRRDQLEPALELLEQAMRAQPGTASRWREAARSARFFLRFRSAQSALEQDDDAVAVQRFRQAFVEAPADADPTLRLPYADALLRIGDVDEAEAMARAVLEARPGNADATALLARILIQTGRLDEAERLAAGGPPDVAAAVAPARARALRERAAEADAAGQRDRAQRLLREAIALDPDSPWPRLDLARILRDTDQADAADQLIEGLVQSHPDLPEVTVAQTYALADAGRWLEVLRTLETLPARARDRDARTLQRRAWVQYQVERAGIARQAGDFALAFEAMSKADAAAAEDPAFAGLLAGGWADLGDPARALGYLRRAFADQPGSIGERLQYAGLLLELGQRAEFEAQAEYLLRQDLSPAQSAQLEDLIVGFRISLADRARQRGDLAEAYEVMRDVVRRRPRESRVQMALARIFEAAGDHDEALAIYEGLLTETPDPGPDLVDARINALLAAGELEAAEAAIADARDARPEDAALDTFSARLAEARGNQGRALRYYERAADRRARRPDGDAFLQPPRLATISEADSAQPLLPRPVRDAMEGRNPDAPERVLRPRPGPFSRPVPPADEGGDGNAVPQSLRSSSALQRSGPRPAVAAPDDSRDSVRLRAADRLTRAPRPAAEPDDTPARAAMADPDDPERSRRRAISRLRASTSGWAGGGLHSRVRDGEDGLSRLFNIETPFELQSSATSAGRFGLRVVPVIIDGGEVEGDRRLRFGTLALIEGGPDDLDLAQQDSGIAAGVTYRMGSFHADIGSTPLGFAEERLSGGLYWGPSFGRWKLDLSLSRRPVSDSVLSYAGTRDPLSGVNFGAVNRSKARVDLAYDLDSFGIYVNGGFSYYDGRNTDDNNAFELGGGAYFRALRARALSLTYGINITTFFYDKNRRHFTLGHGGYFSPQTFLSVGVPVELTGHHDRMVWRIHGAVGLQSFEEDGAPLFPNNADLQDQIEDLIDINPDSALVGGYPSGSQSGLGYAFGGSLEYRLSSRFFVGGAIASDNARDYTEYQFSGFLRYFFGEQIGVPDAPRLLPAYYNWSGS, from the coding sequence ATGAAACGCTTCACCGCACTGCTGCTCTGCTGCTGCCTCGCGGGGAACTGGCAGCCTGCTGCCGCCCAGGACGGCAATGCCGCGGTGCGCCAGCTTGCCGAGCAGGCGCGCTACTGGGAGCAGCGCGATCAGCCCGGTCGCGCCCGCGACGCATGGGACCGCGTGCTCGCCGCCGATCCGGACAACGAGGAGGCCCTCGGCCGTCTCGCGGCACTGCTGGAGGCCTCCGGCGAACCCGAGCAGGCCGCCGAACTCGCCGACCGGCTGGAATCCCTCAATCCCGAATCGCGCTGGCTCCGCGGCTACCGCGAGCGCGACGCGGTTGACGCGGTCGACCCCGACCTGCTCGCCGAAGCCCGGCAGCTCGCCGGCAACGACCGCCCCGAGGCCGCCCTCGATGCCTACAGCGAGGCCTTCGACGGCGCGCCGCCGAGCGCCGAGCTGTCGCGCGAGTACCACGAGGTCCTGGCCGGGATCCCGGATCAGCGCGCGGTCGCCCTCGAGCAACTCGAGACCCTGGAGGCGGGCAATCCCGGCGACCCGCGCTTCACGCTGGCGCGGGCGCGCGTGCAGACCTACGACGAAGCCACGCGCCGCACCGGCATCCGCAGTCTGGCTGATCTGTACGAGCGCAACATGCTGCGCGAACAGGCCGGGCGCGCCTGGCGCCAGGCGCTGGTCTGGCTGGATGCCCGGGCCGCCGACCTCCCGCTGTTCGATCGCTACCTGGAAGCGGTGGGACGCGACGACACCGTCGCCGAGAAGCGGGCCGGTCTCGTCCAGCAGCGCCCGGATCCGCGTCAGGCCGAGCGCGATGCCGTCATCCGCGCCGGCTTCTCGGCACTCGACGAAGGCCGCCTGGACGACGCCGAGCAGCACTTCGCCGGCGTGCTGGAGAACAAGCCGCGCAACGCCGATGCCCTCGGCGGGCTCGGCCTCGTGCGCCTGCGCCGCGATCAGCTCGAGCCGGCGCTCGAGCTGCTGGAACAGGCCATGCGCGCACAGCCCGGCACCGCCTCGCGGTGGCGCGAGGCCGCACGCAGCGCGCGCTTCTTCCTGCGCTTCCGCAGCGCCCAGAGCGCGCTCGAGCAGGACGACGACGCGGTTGCCGTGCAGCGCTTCCGGCAGGCCTTCGTCGAAGCGCCCGCCGACGCCGACCCCACGCTGCGCCTGCCCTACGCCGACGCGCTGCTGCGCATCGGCGACGTCGACGAGGCCGAGGCCATGGCCCGCGCCGTCCTCGAGGCGCGCCCCGGCAATGCCGACGCCACCGCGCTGCTGGCGCGCATCCTGATCCAGACCGGCCGGCTCGACGAGGCCGAGCGCCTGGCCGCCGGCGGCCCGCCGGATGTCGCGGCCGCGGTCGCCCCGGCCCGCGCCCGCGCTCTGCGCGAGCGTGCCGCCGAGGCCGACGCGGCCGGCCAGCGCGATCGGGCCCAGCGCCTGCTGCGCGAAGCCATCGCGCTCGACCCCGACTCGCCGTGGCCGCGACTCGACCTCGCGCGCATCCTGCGCGACACCGATCAGGCCGACGCCGCCGACCAGCTCATCGAGGGACTGGTCCAGTCGCACCCCGACCTGCCCGAGGTCACCGTCGCGCAGACCTACGCCCTCGCCGACGCCGGACGCTGGCTGGAAGTCCTGCGCACGCTGGAGACGCTGCCCGCGCGCGCGCGCGACCGGGATGCCCGGACCCTGCAGCGGCGCGCCTGGGTGCAGTACCAGGTCGAGCGCGCCGGGATCGCCCGCCAGGCCGGCGACTTCGCGCTCGCCTTCGAGGCGATGAGCAAGGCCGACGCCGCCGCCGCCGAGGACCCGGCGTTCGCCGGCCTGCTCGCGGGAGGCTGGGCCGATCTCGGCGACCCGGCGCGCGCGCTCGGCTATCTGCGACGCGCCTTCGCCGACCAGCCCGGCAGCATCGGGGAGCGGCTGCAGTATGCCGGTCTGCTACTCGAGCTCGGCCAGCGCGCCGAGTTCGAGGCCCAGGCCGAGTATCTGCTGCGCCAGGATCTGAGCCCGGCCCAGTCGGCCCAGCTCGAGGATCTCATCGTCGGCTTCCGCATCAGCCTCGCGGACCGCGCGCGCCAGCGCGGCGACCTCGCCGAGGCCTACGAGGTCATGCGCGACGTCGTGCGGCGCCGGCCGCGGGAGTCGCGCGTGCAGATGGCGCTGGCACGCATCTTCGAGGCCGCGGGCGACCACGACGAGGCGCTGGCGATCTACGAGGGCTTGCTGACCGAGACGCCGGACCCGGGCCCGGATCTCGTGGACGCGCGCATCAATGCGCTGCTGGCAGCCGGCGAGCTGGAAGCGGCCGAGGCCGCCATCGCCGACGCCCGTGACGCGCGTCCGGAGGATGCCGCCCTCGACACCTTCTCGGCGCGACTGGCCGAAGCGCGCGGCAACCAGGGCCGCGCCCTGCGCTACTACGAGCGCGCCGCGGACCGTCGGGCGCGCCGGCCGGACGGCGATGCCTTCCTGCAACCGCCGCGTCTCGCCACCATTTCGGAGGCCGACAGCGCGCAACCGCTGCTGCCGCGACCGGTACGCGACGCCATGGAGGGCCGCAACCCCGACGCCCCCGAACGCGTGCTGCGCCCACGCCCCGGCCCTTTCTCTCGACCGGTACCGCCCGCCGACGAGGGCGGTGACGGCAATGCCGTGCCGCAGTCGCTGCGCAGCAGCAGCGCGTTGCAGCGCTCCGGGCCGCGCCCCGCGGTCGCGGCGCCGGACGACAGCCGGGACAGCGTGCGGCTGCGCGCCGCCGATCGACTGACGCGCGCGCCCCGCCCGGCAGCCGAGCCGGACGATACGCCGGCGCGGGCGGCGATGGCGGACCCGGACGACCCCGAGCGATCGCGCCGACGCGCGATCTCCCGCCTCCGCGCATCGACCAGCGGCTGGGCCGGCGGTGGCCTGCACAGCCGGGTCCGCGACGGAGAAGACGGACTGTCGCGGCTGTTCAATATCGAAACGCCCTTCGAGCTGCAGTCGTCGGCAACCAGCGCAGGCCGCTTCGGGCTGCGCGTGGTGCCGGTGATCATTGACGGCGGCGAGGTCGAGGGCGACCGGCGCCTGCGCTTCGGCACCCTGGCGCTGATCGAGGGTGGTCCCGACGACCTCGACCTCGCGCAGCAGGACAGCGGCATCGCGGCCGGCGTGACCTACCGGATGGGCAGCTTCCACGCCGACATCGGCAGCACGCCGCTCGGCTTCGCCGAGGAGCGCCTCAGCGGCGGCCTCTACTGGGGCCCCAGCTTCGGGCGCTGGAAGCTGGACCTGTCGCTCTCGCGTCGCCCGGTGTCGGACAGCGTGCTGAGCTACGCCGGGACGCGCGACCCGCTCAGCGGGGTCAACTTCGGTGCCGTCAACCGCAGCAAGGCGCGCGTCGACCTCGCCTACGACCTCGACAGTTTCGGCATCTACGTCAACGGCGGCTTCAGCTACTACGACGGCCGCAACACCGACGACAACAACGCCTTCGAGCTCGGCGGCGGCGCCTATTTCCGTGCGCTGCGGGCGCGGGCGCTGTCACTGACCTACGGCATCAACATCACCACCTTCTTCTACGACAAGAACCGCCGCCACTTCACGCTCGGTCACGGCGGCTACTTCTCGCCGCAGACCTTCCTCTCGGTGGGCGTCCCGGTCGAGCTGACCGGGCATCACGACCGCATGGTGTGGCGCATCCACGGCGCCGTCGGCCTGCAGAGCTTCGAGGAGGACGGCGCGCCCCTGTTCCCCAACAACGCCGACCTGCAGGACCAGATCGAGGACCTGATCGACATCAATCCCGACAGCGCGCTGGTCGGTGGATACCCCAGCGGCTCGCAGAGCGGCCTCGGCTACGCCTTCGGCGGCAGCCTCGAGTACCGGCTGTCCAGCCGCTTCTTCGTCGGCGGTGCCATCGCCAGCGACAACGCGCGCGACTACACCGAATACCAGTTCTCGGGCTTCCTGCGCTACTTCTTCGGCGAGCAGATCGGTGTGCCGGATGCACCCCGCCTGCTCCCGGCGTACTACAACTGGAGCGGATCATGA
- a CDS encoding protein adenylyltransferase SelO: MPATPISEPDAMTTGWPRRLAPPAIATFRDAEGAPAFGAQVPIKPLDAPRLLHLNTELAADLGIEDGPETRDALAATAGGGDAAACTDGFASVYAGHQFGIFVPQLGDGRATIIGTLRDHRGQDQELQLKGAGPTPYSRFADGRAVLRSTVREYLASEALHALGIPTTRALAIVGSDTPVQRETVERAAVLYRVAPSHLRFGHFEYLAATGRTEDLRALATHALARFRPDLEPTPEGFRAWLSDIVARTARLVAQWQGVGFCHGVMNTDNFSILGLTIDYGPYGFMERFHRAHICNHSDHEGRYAYARQPAIAQWNCARMISACLSLVADDGADNDERIALAQPVLDAFASAYSASALAIWRDKLGLREARDGDDALVNDLLERMEASDADFARTFRALADLRIDGGDPLADHLGEDEAATGWLSRYRERLRAEHSDDDARRDRMRRTNPRFVLRNWLAQHAISAAESGDPAPLDRLLDCLRRPFDEQPECADLDAPPPDWAAGLSVSCSS, from the coding sequence ATGCCCGCGACCCCGATCAGTGAACCCGACGCAATGACCACCGGCTGGCCCCGGCGACTGGCGCCGCCGGCCATCGCGACCTTCAGGGATGCCGAGGGCGCGCCGGCCTTCGGCGCGCAGGTCCCCATCAAGCCGCTCGACGCGCCGCGGCTGCTGCACCTCAACACCGAGCTGGCGGCCGACCTCGGCATCGAGGACGGCCCCGAAACGCGCGATGCGCTGGCGGCAACCGCGGGCGGCGGCGACGCCGCCGCGTGCACGGACGGTTTCGCGAGCGTCTACGCCGGCCACCAGTTCGGCATCTTCGTGCCGCAGCTCGGCGACGGCCGCGCCACCATCATCGGCACCCTGCGCGACCACCGGGGACAGGATCAGGAACTCCAGCTCAAGGGTGCCGGCCCCACCCCCTACTCGCGCTTCGCCGACGGCCGTGCCGTCCTGCGCTCGACCGTGCGCGAATACCTGGCCAGCGAGGCCCTGCACGCGCTGGGCATTCCCACCACCCGGGCACTGGCCATCGTGGGCTCCGACACGCCGGTGCAGCGCGAAACCGTCGAGCGCGCCGCGGTGCTCTATCGGGTCGCGCCCAGTCACCTGCGCTTCGGCCACTTCGAATACCTCGCTGCCACCGGGCGCACCGAGGATCTGCGCGCCCTCGCGACGCACGCCCTGGCCCGCTTCCGGCCGGATCTCGAGCCGACGCCGGAAGGCTTCCGGGCATGGCTGTCGGACATCGTGGCGCGCACCGCGCGCCTGGTCGCGCAGTGGCAGGGCGTCGGCTTCTGCCACGGCGTGATGAATACCGACAACTTCTCGATCCTGGGCCTGACCATCGACTACGGCCCCTACGGCTTCATGGAGCGCTTCCACCGCGCCCACATCTGCAATCACAGCGACCACGAGGGCCGCTACGCCTACGCCCGGCAGCCGGCGATCGCGCAGTGGAACTGCGCGCGCATGATCTCCGCCTGCCTGAGCCTGGTGGCGGACGACGGCGCGGACAACGACGAGCGCATCGCGCTCGCGCAACCCGTTCTCGACGCGTTCGCATCGGCCTACTCCGCGTCCGCGCTCGCCATCTGGCGCGACAAGCTGGGATTGCGCGAGGCGCGGGACGGCGACGACGCGCTGGTCAATGACCTGCTCGAACGCATGGAGGCCAGCGACGCCGACTTCGCGCGCACCTTCCGCGCCCTCGCCGACCTGCGCATCGATGGGGGCGATCCGCTGGCGGACCATCTGGGCGAGGACGAAGCGGCCACCGGGTGGCTGTCGCGCTATCGCGAACGCCTGCGGGCGGAGCACAGCGACGACGACGCCCGCCGCGACCGCATGCGCCGCACGAACCCGCGCTTCGTGCTGCGCAACTGGCTGGCCCAGCACGCCATCTCGGCAGCGGAATCCGGTGACCCGGCGCCACTCGATCGCTTGCTGGACTGCCTGCGCCGCCCCTTCGACGAGCAGCCCGAATGCGCGGATCTGGACGCGCCACCGCCCGACTGGGCCGCCGGTCTCAGCGTGAGCTGCTCCTCCTGA
- a CDS encoding sulfur transferase domain-containing protein, with protein sequence MRVSDTMLSAGQPDALQFRAAAEAGVQHVINLRPIQEQGEDQAPMIEALGMQYHLLPIASQNDLNPQTVAMLDGILREVGDAPTVFHCASGNRVGALLALHAAWHEGRDVESALEIGRRAGLTKMEPIVAQLLQQGQ encoded by the coding sequence ATGCGCGTCTCTGACACGATGCTGTCGGCGGGCCAGCCGGACGCGCTGCAGTTCCGGGCCGCGGCCGAGGCCGGCGTGCAGCACGTCATCAACCTGCGCCCGATCCAGGAGCAGGGCGAGGACCAGGCGCCGATGATCGAGGCGCTCGGCATGCAGTATCACCTGCTGCCGATCGCGAGCCAGAACGATCTCAACCCGCAGACCGTGGCGATGCTCGACGGCATCCTGCGCGAGGTCGGCGATGCGCCCACCGTCTTTCACTGCGCGTCCGGCAACCGCGTGGGCGCGCTGCTGGCACTGCACGCGGCGTGGCACGAGGGCAGGGACGTCGAGAGCGCCCTCGAGATCGGCCGGCGCGCCGGCCTGACCAAGATGGAACCGATCGTGGCGCAGCTGCTTCAGCAGGGGCAGTAG